From Nicotiana tabacum cultivar K326 chromosome 22, ASM71507v2, whole genome shotgun sequence, one genomic window encodes:
- the LOC107817299 gene encoding uncharacterized protein LOC107817299, which produces MKILEANAGALTNFEVLDFLRSRGAGRDPTRVIVPVAPSEFKVYDYLEQTAACNQTRQAIGEFLEKCKSIKLAKAEILNIINIRPSSLVELYPIIEEYDNRFGEATEAAETMEEFVETVQQLPPPPNQMQSEQGTAADETEVPDGEKIEVTE; this is translated from the exons ATGAAGAT ACTTGAAGCAAATGCAGGTGCTCTCACAAACTTTGAAGTGCTAGACTTTCTACGCTCGAGAGGTGCAGGAAGAGATCCTACACGGGTCATAGTTCCTGTTGCACCGTCAGAGTTCAAG GTGTATGATTATTTAGAGCAAACTGCTGCTTGCAATCAGACAAGACAAGCAATTGGTGAATTTTTGGAAAAATGTAAAAGTATCAAGCTCGCGAAAGCTGAGATCCTTAACATCATCAATATTAGGCCATCTTCGCTCGTTGAACTTTACCCG ATAATAGAGGAATATGACAACCGTTTTGGGGAAGCTACAGAAGCTGCGGAAACAATGGAAGAGTTTGTGGAAACAGTGCAGCAGTTGCCACCTCCTCCAAACCAAATGCAGTCTGAACAAGGAACTGCTGCAGACGAAACAGAAGTTCCAGATGGAGAAAAGATAGAGGTTACCGAATAG